GAAAGGAAGACGGATTCTCAATAAACATTGGCCGCCTGGGAGGCAATGTCCCGGAGCAGCTTGCGAATGGCGGCAATGGCGGGCATGTCTTCCACGCCGTATGCCCTGGCTATTTTCTCCATATGGGGGAAGCTGATCCATGTGCTTCCCCTGCCGTCCTCCCATACGGCGATGCGCAGAGGCAGTTCCGTGGCAATGCCGGGATTTCTCAGCATCAGGTTGGTCCCTACCTTGGGGGAGCCGAAGACGACCACCCGGGAGGGCGGCATTTCCAGCCCCGCTTCCCGTGCATTTTTTCCGTGGTCAATCCTGGCAAAAACGGGAATGGACCGGGCGGACAGTATCTTTTCAATGCGGTCCATCGTCTCATCCACTCCGAATGTGCTTTCGTAAAGATACAGGGAGTCGTCATCCAGATGGCCGGAACCGAGCTCGGGGTCCAGGGCGCCGGCAATGCGGCGCGCCAGATTGGTCATGTCCACTCCTTCCCTGTTGGCGGTCAGTGTCACGCACACCAGCTCCGCCGGGTCCGTGAATCGGCAGATGTAGGAGGAAAATCCCGGAATTCCGCCCTTGATGTCCATCAGCCCCTTGTGGTGCGGGAACTGCCAGCCGGCCATGGCCTGGACTATTTTTCCATTGTCCAGGCGCACGGGCTTGTAAATCATGTCCCGGTGCTTCTCATCCTTCACCAGGATGGAGCCTGCCAGGCAGACATCCCAGAAGCTGATTTCCTCCGGCGTGGACCAGATGTCCGCAAAACCGCGCAGGGAGGAACGGGCAGCCGCGGGAACCGGCGTGATCTTCCCGTCCTTCACGGCATATCCGGAGGCCGTTTCCGCGGGGTTTACGTAGGCTTCGCGCGATTTGAACAGGGTATGCCTGTTGGCGTGTTCGCGCACGTTGTCCTGCTCCACGGCTCCCAGGTCCTTGCCGAACATGGTATGGTTCAACCCCAGGGGCTGGAACTGGCGCTGCCTGACGAACTCCTCATAGGGCATTCCGGCCACAGCGTCCACAACCATGGAAAGAAGAAGAAAATTGGTGGCGCTCTGCCGCACGTCCGTTCCGGAGGGGAATTCCAGGTCCCCCAGCCTGACCAGGGACAGAAGCTCCGCCGGATCATAATCCCGCGCCGCATCATACTGGGGGGACTTCCTGTAATCCGGAATTCCGGAGGTATGCTGCAAAAGCTGGAGAACCGTGACGTTTTTCCATGCTTCCGGAAGGTCCTTGACAAAACGGGATACCTTGTCCGTGATTTCCATACTGCCCTGCTCCACCAGCTGGAAGGCGGCAATGGCGGCGTACGCCTGGGATATCTC
This genomic stretch from Akkermansia biwaensis harbors:
- a CDS encoding serine hydrolase — translated: MSQDDSVAVQLPSRGRGNSRVAYLNRSIDQLIYDFMEEEKIPGMTLAIVQAPYIPRVVGYGLSDAETGLLASTNTLWPAAEISQAYAAIAAFQLVEQGSMEITDKVSRFVKDLPEAWKNVTVLQLLQHTSGIPDYRKSPQYDAARDYDPAELLSLVRLGDLEFPSGTDVRQSATNFLLLSMVVDAVAGMPYEEFVRQRQFQPLGLNHTMFGKDLGAVEQDNVREHANRHTLFKSREAYVNPAETASGYAVKDGKITPVPAAARSSLRGFADIWSTPEEISFWDVCLAGSILVKDEKHRDMIYKPVRLDNGKIVQAMAGWQFPHHKGLMDIKGGIPGFSSYICRFTDPAELVCVTLTANREGVDMTNLARRIAGALDPELGSGHLDDDSLYLYESTFGVDETMDRIEKILSARSIPVFARIDHGKNAREAGLEMPPSRVVVFGSPKVGTNLMLRNPGIATELPLRIAVWEDGRGSTWISFPHMEKIARAYGVEDMPAIAAIRKLLRDIASQAANVY